A stretch of the Medicago truncatula cultivar Jemalong A17 chromosome 5, MtrunA17r5.0-ANR, whole genome shotgun sequence genome encodes the following:
- the LOC11415538 gene encoding uncharacterized protein, translating into MMKTKLFSVLCFCALLMFVVAIEHSKEGKQFGETRKSKTNIIADGYGVWPSGFGIWYKPGGNTNGGGGGNIINFPGSGKRGGGANINRERKSSLEKILRLVLNHVSSLDTNCMLHWLTAFVW; encoded by the exons ATGATGAAAACCAAGTTGTTTAGTGTCTTGTGTTTTTGTGCACTACTTATGTTTGTTGTGGCAATTGAGCATTCCAAAGAAGGGAAACAat ttggtgaaacaagaaaatcaaagacaaaTATTATAGCTGATGGTTATGGAGTATGGCCAAGCGGATTCGGAATCTGGTATAAGCCTGGTGGAAACACAAATGGAGGCGGCGGCGGAAACATCATAAACTTTCCCGGTAGTGGAAAACGGGGCGGTGGTGCAAATATAAATAGGGAACGCAAGTCAAGCCTCGAGAAA ATTCTCAGGCTCGTATTGAACCATGTATCATCTCTAGACACCAATTGCATGCTTCATTGGTTGACTGCTTTTGTGTGGTGA
- the LOC11426294 gene encoding uncharacterized protein — MKIKLFIAWYFWALLLIYVTTTEPYEYGKQFDETEESKTNTRVDGHAIWPGGGAVWHDPYENANKGGDENTNRGGCGIVINFSGGDKCGGGGNVVNFHDGGKGSGNGK; from the exons ATGAAAATCAAGTTGTTTATTGCCTGGTACTTTTGGGCACTGCTTCTTATCTATGTCACGACAACCGAGCCTTATGAATATGGGAaacaat TTGATGAAACAGAAGAATCAAAGACAAACACCAGGGTTGATGGCCATGCAATCTGGCCAGGTGGAGGTGCAGTCTGGCACGACCCCTATGAAAACGCAAACAAAGGAGGTGATGAAAATACAAACAGAGGTGGTTGTGGAATCGTCATAAATTTTTCTGGTGGTGATAAATGTGGCGGAGGTGGAAACGTCGTAAACTTTCATGACGGTGGAAAAGGGAGCGGCAATGGAAAATAG
- the LOC11407050 gene encoding cyclin-D4-1, whose product MAESFDSAESNLLCSENNSTCFDDVVVDDSGISPSWDHTNVNLDNVGSDSFLCFVAQSEEIVKVMVEKEKDHLPREDYLIRLRGGDLDLSVRREALDWIWKAHAYYGFGPLSLCLSVNYLDRFLSVFQFPRGVTWTVQLLAVACFSLAAKMEEVKVPQSVDLQVGEPKFVFQAKTIQRMELMILSSLGWKMRALTPCSFIDYFLAKISCEKYPDKSLIARSVQLILNIIKGIDFLEFRSSEIAAAVAISLKELPTQEVDKAITDFFIVDKERVLKCVELIRDLSLIKVGGNNFASFVPQSPIGVLDAGCMSFKSDELTNGSCPNSSHSSPNAKRMKFDGPSSGTSQ is encoded by the exons ATGGCTGAAAGCTTTGACAGTGCTGAATCTAATCTTTTATGTAGTGAAAACAATAGCAcatgttttgatgatgttgttgttgatgattctgGAATCTCACCTTCTTGGGACCACACAAATGTTAACTTGGACAACGTTGGATCGGATTCATTTCTATGTTTTGTTGCACAAAGTGAGGAAATTGTGAAGGTTATGGTTGAGAAAGAGAAGGATCATTTGCCTAGAGAGGATTATTTGATAAGATTGCGTGGTGGTGATTTGGATTTGAGTGTTAGAAGAGAGGCTCTTGATTGGATTTGGAAG GCTCATGCTTATTATGGATTTGGACCCTTAAGTCTTTGCCTATCTGTCAACTACTTGGATCGATTCCTATCGGTTTTTCAATTTCCG AGAGGTGTGACTTGGACCGTGCAATTGTTAGCTGTAGCTTGCTTCTCACTTGCAGCTAAAATGGAAGAGGTTAAAGTGCCGCAATCTGTAGATTTGCAG GTTGGAGAACCAAAATTTGTATTCCAAGCTAAAACAATTCAGAGAATGGAACTAATGATATTAAGCTCATTGGGATGGAAAATGCGGGCGTTAACTCCTTGTTCCTTCATAGACTACTTCCTTGCTAAGATCAGTTGCGAGAAGTATCCCGACAAGTCATTGATTGCAAGATCAGTTCAGCTCATCCTTAACATAATCAAGG GTATTGACTTCTTGGAATTCAGGTCTTCTGAAATCGCTGCAGCGGTGGCCATTTCTTTAAAGGAACTGCCAACACAAGAAGTTGACAAGGCCATAACTGATTTCTTCATTGTAGATAAG GAGAGAGTTCTAAAGTGTGTTGAATTGATAAGAGATCTTTCCTTGATCAAGGTTGGTGGCAATAATTTTGCATCATTTGTGCCTCAAAGCCCTATAGGGGTTCTTGATGCAGGGTGCATGAGTTTTAAGAGTGATGAATTAACAAATGGATCATGTCCAAATTCTTCACATAGTAGTCCAAATGCTAAAAGGATGAAATTTGATGGACCTTCAAGTGGAACTTCACAATAA
- the LOC25494601 gene encoding uncharacterized protein isoform X1: protein MKTKLSIVMCFWTIVFIYVGAIAPSEYGKNCVFGKIEESDTYIEVDGLASWSGGGAIWKSPFKYSNGRGGGNTNEGGGGIVVNFPSGGKRGRGVNVIDFPGGGKGGKPSIEKAYIKN from the exons ATGAAAACCAAGTTGTCTATTGTCATGTGCTTTTGGACAATAGTTTTTATCTATGTTGGAGCAATTGCGCCTTCTGAATATGGAAAaaattgtgtgt tTGGTAAAATAGAAGAATCAGATACATACATTGAGGTTGATGGCCTTGCATCCTGGTCAGGCGGAGGTGCAATATGGAAAAGCCCCTTTAAATACTCCAACGGACGTGGTGGAGGAAACACAAATGAAGGTGGTGGTGGAATCGTCGTAAATTTTCCTAGTGGTGGTAAAAGGGGCAGAGGTGTAAACGTGATAGATTTTCCCGGTGGTGGAAAGGGGGGCAAGCCAAGCATTGAGAAAGCCTACATAAAAAACTAG
- the LOC11407049 gene encoding MADS-box protein SVP: MAREKIQIKKIENSTARQVTFSKRRRGLIKKAEELSVLCDADVALIIFSSTGKLFEYSNLSMREILERHHLHSKNLAKLEEPSLELQLVENSNCSRLSKEVAQKSHQLRQMRGEDLQGLSLEELQQLEKSLEIGLGRVIETKGEKIMMEINELQTKGRQLMEENNRLKRHVSGMFNGKMFGGVESENMVTEEGQSSESVTNVYNSTGPPQDYESSDTSLKLGLPYAG; this comes from the exons ATGGCTCGTGAGAAGATTCAAATAAAGAAGATTGAAAACTCAACGGCGAGACAAGTGACTTTTTCAAAGAGAAGAAGAGGATTAATCAAAAAGGCTGAAGAACTTTCAGTTTTGTGTGATGCTGATGTTGCTCTCATCATTTTCTCTTCTACTGGGAAACTCTTTGAATACTCCAACTTAAg CATGAGGGAAATACTTGAAAGACATCATTTGCACTCAAAGAATCTGGCAAAGCTTGAAGAACCGTCGCTAGAGTTGCAG CTAGTTGAAAACAGCAACTGTTCTAGATTGAGCAAGGAAGTTGCTCAGAAGAGCCATCAACTAAGGCAGATGAGGGGAGAGGATCTCCAAGGTTTGAGTCTGGAAGAGTTACAACAATTGGAGAAGTCTCTTGAAATTGGATTGGGCCGTGTAATTGAAACCAAG GGAGAGAAGATTATGATGGAGATCAATGAGCTCCAAACAAAG GGAAGACAACTGATGGAAGAGAACAACCGACTAAAGCGACAT GTGTCAGGTATGTTTAATGGTAAAATGTTTGGAGGAGTTGAATCTGAGAACATGGTTACTGAAGAAGGTCAATCTTCAGAATCAGTCACCAATGTTTACAACTCTACTGGTCCTCCCCAGGACTATGAGAGCTCAGACACCTCGCTTAAATTGGG GCTTCCATATGCTGGCTGA
- the LOC25494601 gene encoding uncharacterized protein isoform X2, translated as MKTKLSIVMCFWTIVFIYVGAIAPSEYGKNFGKIEESDTYIEVDGLASWSGGGAIWKSPFKYSNGRGGGNTNEGGGGIVVNFPSGGKRGRGVNVIDFPGGGKGGKPSIEKAYIKN; from the exons ATGAAAACCAAGTTGTCTATTGTCATGTGCTTTTGGACAATAGTTTTTATCTATGTTGGAGCAATTGCGCCTTCTGAATATGGAAAaaatt tTGGTAAAATAGAAGAATCAGATACATACATTGAGGTTGATGGCCTTGCATCCTGGTCAGGCGGAGGTGCAATATGGAAAAGCCCCTTTAAATACTCCAACGGACGTGGTGGAGGAAACACAAATGAAGGTGGTGGTGGAATCGTCGTAAATTTTCCTAGTGGTGGTAAAAGGGGCAGAGGTGTAAACGTGATAGATTTTCCCGGTGGTGGAAAGGGGGGCAAGCCAAGCATTGAGAAAGCCTACATAAAAAACTAG